The genomic stretch GGCCGCCGCGCTTAGGGCCGCGTTCGGCGATACGCCGCCGGAGATTGGCCTCGGCGATAGGCATACTGATTTTCCCTTCATGAGTTTATGCAAGGTATTTTCTTTGTTATATAgcatagtattttttattagagaaatgaataaaaattcaAAGATCATATCATAGTGAATTAACCACTGTACTTCACAAACAAGGCATTTTTCTCCTACTTCTCAGTTTTAATCATTTATATAagagttactccctccgtcccacataatttgggacactttgaccggtcacgggttttaagaaatataatgaaaagtgagttgaaaaagttagtggaatgtgagtcccacttttatatatttgttttataatgaaatgtgagtaggaatgagttagtggaaggtggggtccactaccaaatatgtaaaaagtgaaatggttCAAATTATGTgagacgacccaaaatggaaaactgggtcaaattatatgggagggagggagtactatttattttataGTTTTGTTAAAATTGGAATTATATAGGAGAGTTACATAGTGCCGAAACTACCCAAAGTGAAGGCGGTGAGCGTCGATAAGCTCCCGAAAGCGGTGATATTCCACGACGGCCGCCTCGTGCAAAAGCCGACGCCCTTCCTGGCTCTCCTCATCATACTATGGATCCCGGTAGGGTTCCTCCTAGCCTGCCTCCGCATCGCGGCCGGCGCTCTCCTCCCTATGCCGCTCGTCTACTACGCCTTCTGGGCCCTCGGCGTCCGCGTCACCGTCAAGGGGACCCCACCGCCGCCGGTGACCAAGTCCTCGGGAAAATCCGGCGTCCTCTTCATCTGCTCCCACCGCACCCTCCTCGACCCAATTTTCCTCTCGACCGCCCTCGGCCGGCCCATCCCAGCCGTGACCTACTCCGTGTCCCGCCTCTCGGAGATAATATCACCCATAAAAACCGTCCGCCTGAGCCGCGACCGCGCCACCGACGCCGCCATGATCAGGAAGCTTCTCCAGGAGGGGGACCTCGCCATCTGCCCCGAGGGCACCACCTGCCGGGAGCCATTCCTCCTCCGGTTCTCATCCCTCTTCGCGGAGCTGACCGACGAGCTGGTGCCCGTGGCGATGGTGAACCGGATGAGCATGTTCCATGGCACCACGGCGCGGGGGTGGAAGGGGATGGACCCTTTTTACTTCTTCATGAACCCGAGCCCGGCCTACGAGGTCACTTTCCTAAACAAGGTGCCGCGCGAGCTCGCGCGCGGCGCGGGCAAGTCCAGCCATGACGTGGCCAATTACATACAGCGGGTGATTGCCGCCACGCTGTCGTACGAGTGCACGGCGTTTACGAGGAAGGACAAGTACACGGCGCTCACCGGAAACGACGGCACCGTGCCGGAGAGGCCCAAACAAGTCATGGGGTGCTGAGTCATTTTTGACATCTTTTATTAATAGACATAGCCTAAAATACAAGCAACTTTTTTAATGTCTTTTATATATACAGAACATATTACTATATGCTACATGGTTCTCAAATAAATTTGTAAGGATATTTATTTAGGCATAAAAATGAAGATGTATTTTTGTCTTGATTTTTGATGGGCAGCTTCATATTTGTACGCAGATATGTTTAAGCTCCAGGTTGTATATACATGACCGTTGTGATGAATAAATCTAAAGATTTATGTACATTTTTGAAGACTGAAATATAAAACCAAACTGAAATAAATGTGGTAGACGGTTTAGTTAAACTACGCCAATTAATCTTGGATTGTTAATTAGGAGAACCATTTAGTTGAGTTTTGTGATAGTGGCGGTGGTTTGTGGTTTTGGTGACAATTTATGGTATGTTTCAATTGTTGAGGTACTTCTGTTTTTGGGCGAGATTTGTGTCACTAATAATTCTCCATTCGTCTGTGTCTTTGTGATATATTGTTATGTTGAacttgatatgaattttaatggATATGAGACTTAAATTTATATACAGTGTTaagtttataaattataatgaaaTAGTATAAGAATACGATTTAATAGACTTTCATGTTCAATGTACAACATTATAAATGTCCAATTCGAGCTTAATGTtagtttttgtattttaatagCATTGGAGTAGTTTTTTGCATTCTACTAcattttacaatatttacaattaGGATTTATAGTTATTTTTTAACATCGAAATCTGAAATAGAAAATTCATACTGCGTCCATGTATTTCTATAATTTCCATAACCATAAGGGTTTGGCAGATAATTAATAGGTACATCAATAGAATAGTTTAGttgcaataaaaaaatagtagtacttgTATTTCACAAATTTGACAGAAGGTACTGTACTATTTtacagaagaagaaaaaaaaaagaactccACAAATTtgccaaaattttatttttttttaaaataattgtaaTTGCTAGCAAATTTTCAGCAATATCCATTGATCCACATCGCATGGGCATGGCATTGGCATCCAAAATCGGATCGGATTGTCTGCGTTTACGATCAACCGCAACTCGCACTCGAAAAATTAACCTTACATATCgatcgatatgttcgtatgatCGTCGTCTTTCTCTTATATTTTGAATCTGATAAGTGAATTTAATCGCAGATAGAGGTGATTTTAATACCACCATACAGAAATACAGAGAGAGATGGCGTTCTCGTCGATGCAAGGATCCATAGATTTCGACGCCGAGATGACACTGAGCG from Salvia splendens isolate huo1 chromosome 4, SspV2, whole genome shotgun sequence encodes the following:
- the LOC121798151 gene encoding glycerol-3-phosphate acyltransferase RAM2-like, yielding MTTAACFRSIHDCASTGRENDAVVADMDGTLLRGRSSFPYFALVAFEAGGALRLLFLLLLSPLAGFLYYFISESAGIRVLIFTAFAGLRVSDIESVARAVLPKFYSGDLHPESWRVFSPCGKRCVLTANPRIMVEAFLKDFLGADLVMGTEVSTFKGRATGFVKAPGVLVDENKAAALRAAFGDTPPEIGLGDRHTDFPFMSLCKESYIVPKLPKVKAVSVDKLPKAVIFHDGRLVQKPTPFLALLIILWIPVGFLLACLRIAAGALLPMPLVYYAFWALGVRVTVKGTPPPPVTKSSGKSGVLFICSHRTLLDPIFLSTALGRPIPAVTYSVSRLSEIISPIKTVRLSRDRATDAAMIRKLLQEGDLAICPEGTTCREPFLLRFSSLFAELTDELVPVAMVNRMSMFHGTTARGWKGMDPFYFFMNPSPAYEVTFLNKVPRELARGAGKSSHDVANYIQRVIAATLSYECTAFTRKDKYTALTGNDGTVPERPKQVMGC